The sequence TTGGCAAGTCAGTCATGATGTACCAGCTATCAGCATCCTGCTCGGTGCCCTTGGTAATCTGGAAGTAGCGAATTGAGCGGCGTTGCCCAAAGACAATCTCACGAATAAAGCGAGTTTGTGGTGGGCGATGTGCTAAGGGTCGCTCAAAGGCTCGCCAGCGGTTGTAGCGCACTCTTTGCCACGATGGATCAACACCCCATAGTTAGAACGAATAGCAACGATGAAGGGCATCTCAAACTTCCTAACACAGGCAATAAAACTGCTGCTTTCTCCATAGAAGCTATCTGCCAGAACCAACTGGACCTTAAACCCAGCAGCCTGAACTTCGTTGATTAACTCAACGGCCAGTTCTGGTTTAGTTTTAGGTAGTACTAGATAGGTAATGATGCATTGTAGTGGTGGATGAAATTCCACAGCAAGCCGATGTGGTTGCGTAGGCTCTTCGAGAAGGCAAGGCTGCGCCTGACAAAGCGTGAGACTCGTTGCCTCAGGGTGTTGTTGAAACGCTCTATGTAGCTCGTTTTGCCACTGTCCTTACTCACCACCTGATGCCGCTTCTGGGGCAACACACCCTTATAAGCCTCCCAGTCATGGGTGTAGATAACAGCACACTGCCGATAAACCTTGGGCAAAGAGTCCCACAACCTTTGAGCACTGCTTCGACTACGGTCTCCCACATAGGCCCCAATAATCTCTCTGGTTTGAGCATCCATTGCTAGCCAGACCCACTGCTTGTTGCCCTTGCGATCAACAAAAGACCATAGCTCATCACACTGCACGCTTAGAGGCCCCTTTTTTTCGGGCGTACTTGAGCTTGTTTTGGCGTCTGGGCTGCTTTGAGGTGAACGTAATCTTGGAGCCATTGCTCTGAGACCTGCGCTGCTCGGGCGATTCCAGCCATTGAAAGGCGCTCTAGCAGAAGACGGTCAACCAAGTCCCGAGTAGCTTGGTCTATTCGTTTATCGGTAGGGTGCTCGACAAACTGGTAACCACAGTTGCGGCACAGAAACCGTTGTTTACCCGTGTGAATGCGTCCGTTCTTAACCGTCCGAGGGGAACTACATTTTGAGCAGGTCGGCATTGCTCTCCAGTAGATAGCTGCCTTACCACCCTAACAAATCGATCATTACCTCTAGAGTTCTACCTAGTTTTATACTCGTCACCTTTCTAGAGATGACTGCGGGGTTTGAATATCTTGAATAGCAGAGGATACGTGATATTACCCACAACCGCATAAGCATTGACCGAGACAATCCCGTTTGCTGTTTTGCCTAGATTGCCGATGTACTGCTTAGCTACGTAGTCCGTTGCGTTCCCTTTTTCAAGGGGAGGCTGGGGGGATCTAAGGTATGGCTATGCTACGCATCAAATCATTCTCAAGCGCTATTCAATTAGCAGGTGTTTGGTCAGCATCCGCATCCATTCCCCAAAGCGACCGGTGGGCAGGGGTTCTGTCCAGTCGTTGGGTTCGGCAAAGTGGAGGATGTGCAGGGTCTTGATGATGCGAACTGACAAATCACCGCAAGCTATCGCAAGCCACCAAACTCTCATAGACCGCAATTCGGGCCTTGTCACGTCGGGGAGAAAGGCCGGCAGAAACAGTGGGCGGCTGTGCGCCCGAGTCGGGTGG is a genomic window of Pseudanabaena sp. FACHB-2040 containing:
- a CDS encoding IS1 family transposase (programmed frameshift) yields the protein MPTCSKCSSPRTVKNGRIHTGKQRFLCRNCGYQFVEHPTDKRIDQATRDLVDRLLLERLSMAGIARAAQVSEQWLQDYVHLKAAQTPKQAQVRPKKRGPLSVQCDELWSFVDRKGNKQWVWLAMDAQTREIIGAYVGDRSRSSAQRLWDSLPKVYRQCAVIYTHDWEAYKGVLPQKRHQVVSKDSGKTSYIERFNNTLRQRVSRFVRRSLAFSKSLRNHIGLLWNFIHHYNASLPI